In Candidatus Vicinibacter proximus, the following are encoded in one genomic region:
- a CDS encoding CHAT domain-containing protein codes for MKFIIFLGTILLSTLAGNTQVLDTLNHFNTIKENLDSANSMNEKEFNPKALLCIQKAESLIRLYPGQNSQEYALLNQNYGQYYENEGNFIKAENHYSSAIVTYNKLGDSLSLNIATTFNSLAGIYIDLGRDEDAEELYLKALFIREIKLGKDHPDYAGVLNNLAGIAQFKGEYAKAIEMFQQAIKIFEKTFGKENVKYARSLHNLGNVYFDTGEYDQAELLYSEALKIREKIFGRNNPTCAASINCLGNLYSNMGLLEKALGYYLEALSIYEKTSGENNLSSAGCMTNIANIYTEKKKYNQAEEYFLKSESIYLQTTGKEHPDYAMNLDNMANMYVSMKNFEKAEKLYKEGLKIRENIFGTEHPEYANSLNNLGSFYSNTDQFSESELYLTKAKEVWKKIFGIEHPDYILGLNNLNNIYWLTNKFEKLHSSIVESIILEQKLILRASKHLSENELAIYIKTFSANLNRLYSLQYNTGKLSGTCFDNTLFYKGYLLNAVSNFNKLAIQDTLHFEKFNQLKQYHIKIANELAKTASERSMENIKILEENANNLEKVLAGLVKGLSESRKNLNFQEVRIKLKPEEAAIEFIHFNYVNPRATDSILYAALIIKPGLDEPLFVRLFEERELALLLSNTTDRRSEYVNSLYSLNIRGAAARGAFRKNLTDLIWQPLAANLEDVKTIYYSLTGMLYRVNLDAIPINDSETIADKFSLVALNSSRQLALPIEIDVKNNKSVLFGGIQFAENPMANEQVDLSTPDGTTPKTTPGNISKETLNSWEFLPGTEKEVNAIDRIIRSNGAESILLSGINAREEEFKMLGLFGKRSPRNIHLATHGFFFSNNNIPNTNSIPDENNPEPFYKTSDHSMLRSGLIMAGGNNAWKGVPTSVGEEDGILTAYEISQMNLSNTELVVLSACETGLGDIQGNEGVYGLQRAFKIAGVKYLIMSLWQVPDKQTSILMITFYKKWLEDKMEIPQAFHAAQKELRELGLDPYQWAGFVLVE; via the coding sequence ATGAAATTTATTATTTTCTTAGGAACCATCCTATTATCCACTCTTGCTGGAAACACACAAGTGTTGGACACTTTAAATCACTTCAATACAATCAAGGAAAATTTGGATTCAGCCAATTCAATGAATGAAAAAGAATTCAATCCAAAGGCACTTTTATGTATTCAAAAGGCAGAATCTTTAATCCGTTTGTATCCTGGTCAAAACTCTCAGGAATACGCACTTCTTAATCAAAATTATGGTCAATACTATGAAAACGAAGGTAATTTTATAAAAGCTGAAAACCATTACAGCAGCGCCATTGTAACGTATAACAAATTAGGAGATAGCCTTAGTTTAAATATTGCTACAACGTTCAATTCATTGGCAGGAATTTATATTGATCTTGGACGAGATGAAGATGCAGAAGAACTATATTTAAAGGCACTTTTTATTCGGGAGATAAAGCTGGGTAAAGATCATCCGGATTATGCTGGTGTTTTAAACAATCTGGCCGGTATCGCTCAGTTTAAAGGGGAATATGCGAAAGCAATCGAAATGTTTCAGCAGGCGATCAAGATATTTGAAAAAACCTTCGGCAAAGAAAATGTTAAGTATGCAAGGAGCCTTCATAATCTTGGCAATGTATACTTTGATACAGGTGAATATGACCAAGCAGAGTTACTTTACAGCGAAGCGTTAAAGATCCGTGAAAAAATATTTGGAAGAAATAATCCTACCTGTGCAGCAAGCATAAATTGTCTGGGAAACCTATATTCAAATATGGGTTTACTGGAAAAAGCTTTGGGGTATTATTTAGAAGCTTTATCTATCTATGAAAAAACTTCAGGTGAAAATAACTTGTCCTCAGCAGGTTGTATGACCAACATCGCCAACATTTACACCGAAAAGAAAAAATACAACCAGGCTGAAGAGTATTTCTTAAAATCCGAAAGCATTTATTTACAAACAACAGGCAAGGAACACCCTGATTATGCCATGAACTTGGACAATATGGCCAATATGTATGTTTCCATGAAAAACTTTGAAAAAGCAGAAAAACTATATAAGGAAGGTTTAAAAATTCGCGAAAACATTTTTGGAACCGAGCACCCTGAATATGCAAACAGCCTGAACAATCTGGGCAGTTTTTACAGTAATACGGACCAATTCTCTGAATCAGAATTATACCTGACCAAAGCAAAAGAAGTTTGGAAAAAAATATTTGGCATTGAACATCCAGATTATATACTCGGCCTGAACAATTTGAATAATATTTATTGGCTTACCAACAAATTTGAGAAGCTCCACAGTAGCATTGTAGAATCTATAATCCTTGAACAAAAACTAATATTAAGAGCTTCAAAACATTTATCAGAAAATGAACTTGCCATCTATATTAAAACATTTTCTGCAAATCTTAATAGACTTTATTCCTTGCAATATAATACAGGAAAATTGTCCGGAACTTGTTTCGACAATACATTATTTTACAAAGGATACTTGTTAAATGCAGTATCAAATTTTAATAAATTGGCTATTCAGGATACCCTGCATTTTGAAAAATTCAATCAACTCAAACAATATCACATTAAAATCGCAAATGAACTTGCAAAAACAGCTTCTGAAAGATCCATGGAAAACATAAAGATTTTAGAAGAAAATGCAAATAATTTGGAAAAAGTATTAGCTGGTTTAGTTAAAGGTTTGAGTGAATCACGAAAAAATTTGAATTTCCAGGAAGTAAGAATTAAACTTAAACCGGAGGAAGCTGCTATAGAATTTATTCATTTTAATTATGTTAATCCACGAGCCACAGACAGCATCTTATATGCAGCCTTAATCATAAAACCCGGATTGGATGAACCTCTTTTTGTCAGACTATTTGAAGAAAGAGAATTGGCTCTCTTGTTGTCAAACACCACAGATCGAAGATCTGAATATGTTAACTCATTATATTCATTAAACATAAGAGGCGCTGCTGCAAGAGGTGCATTTAGAAAAAATCTAACTGATCTCATTTGGCAGCCATTGGCTGCCAATTTAGAGGATGTCAAAACCATTTATTACTCACTAACAGGAATGTTGTACAGAGTAAATCTGGATGCTATTCCAATAAATGATTCAGAAACGATTGCGGACAAATTTTCTCTTGTTGCGCTAAACAGTTCTCGGCAATTAGCCTTACCCATTGAAATTGATGTCAAAAACAACAAGTCAGTATTATTTGGTGGAATTCAATTTGCTGAAAATCCTATGGCGAATGAACAAGTTGATTTGTCAACCCCAGATGGCACAACACCTAAAACAACCCCAGGCAATATTTCTAAAGAAACATTAAATAGCTGGGAGTTCCTTCCTGGAACAGAAAAAGAAGTTAATGCAATCGATAGGATAATTAGATCAAATGGGGCTGAATCTATTTTACTTTCAGGAATAAATGCGAGAGAAGAAGAATTTAAAATGCTTGGATTATTTGGCAAACGTTCACCGAGAAACATACACCTCGCTACTCATGGTTTCTTTTTTTCAAATAACAATATTCCAAATACCAATTCAATCCCTGATGAAAATAATCCTGAGCCCTTTTATAAAACTTCTGACCACTCCATGCTGAGATCAGGACTTATAATGGCAGGCGGCAATAACGCGTGGAAAGGAGTGCCTACATCTGTCGGAGAGGAGGATGGAATTCTTACTGCCTATGAGATTAGCCAAATGAATTTATCAAATACTGAATTGGTTGTTCTCTCAGCTTGTGAAACAGGCTTGGGTGACATCCAAGGCAATGAAGGAGTTTACGGATTACAAAGGGCTTTTAAAATTGCGGGCGTTAAATACCTCATCATGAGTTTGTGGCAGGTCCCAGACAAACAAACCTCTATTCTGATGATCACATTTTATAAGAAATGGTTAGAG